A genomic region of Manihot esculenta cultivar AM560-2 chromosome 15, M.esculenta_v8, whole genome shotgun sequence contains the following coding sequences:
- the LOC122721980 gene encoding uncharacterized protein LOC122721980 codes for MHSDRGWMYARLKDGLLNPLFLEGLNEFISAAKQFPDCLNGELIRCPCNQFKCQNRSFEDESTVRFHMMKYGFVRDYYVWYLHGEMQTYNEVHGRSNDSTYNTCNVEYQHTEFSNAYEQLVVDAAGPSFSPSISNEPPNQSTQRLYDMLAAVNQELWPGCENHSQLSAVARILNIKSEHHLSERCFDNICQFIKEILPTDNLFTDNFYSTKKLLEGLGLPIQKIHTCLNGCMIYWGEDNELLRCKVCDHPRYKRLQVSQSSSKTQVAYSKMYYMPITPRLQRLYASNATAKDMTWHANHGTNDDLMHHPADSHAWKAFDNNWPHFSAEKRNVRLGLCTDGFQPFGQSGQQYSSWPVILTPYNLPPWLCMKGEYMFLTILVPGPRNPKDKLDVYLQPLVTELKDLWENGVETYDAFNKENFNLRAALMWTISDFPAYAMLSGWSTAGRTACPYCMEDSDAFTLTRGGKQSWFDNHRKFLPPSHSFRRNKTAFRKNVSVTKKAKPPISGEEILKQIDELGFKRVIDEDAFEINSRLSKQCGWRKRSILWDLPYWKTNLIRHNLDVMHIEKKFFENIINTVMSVEGKTKDNAKSRADLNVICDRPELEMDQVTGRYPKACYTLDKQSKQVLCDWLKNLKFPDGYVSNMGRCIDMKKLKMFGMKSHDCHVFMQRIMPIAFRELLPSNVWQPLTELSNFFKELTSTTISESDMLRLHGEIPLIICKLERVFPPSFFDCMEHLPVHLAYEAWLAGPVQYRWMYPFER; via the coding sequence ATGCATTCTGATAGAGGTTGGATGTATGCAAGACTAAAAGATGGTCTACTAAATCCTTTATTCCTTGAAGGATTAAATGAATTCATATCAGCTGCCAAACAGTTTCCAGACTGTTTGAATGGAGAACTTATTAGGTGTCCATGTAATCAATTTAAGTGCCAAAATCGCAGTTTTGAAGATGAGAGTACAGTTAGGTTTCATATGATGAAATATGGGTTTGTTAGGGACTATTATGTATGGTATTTGCATGGAGAAATGCAAACCTACAATGAGGTCCACGGGAGAAGTAATGATTCAACTTACAACACTTGCAATGTGGAATATCAACATACTGAGTTCTCTAATGCTTATGAACAACTAGTTGTAGATGCAGCAGGACCGAGTTTCTCCCCATCAATTAGTAATGAGCCTCCAAATCAATCTACTCAGAGATTGTATGACATGTTGGCCGCTGTTAATCAGGAATTGTGGCCAGGTTGTGAAAATCATTCACAACTGTCAGCTGTGGCAAGGATATTGAATATCAAATCTGAACATCATTTGTCCGAACGTTGTTTTGACAATATTTGCCAATTCATCAAAGAAATTTTACCTACTGATAATTTGTTTACTGATAATTTCTACTCTACAAAGAAATTGCTTGAAGGCTTGGGATTACCAATTCAGAAGATTCATACTTGCTTAAATGGTTGTATGATTTATTGGGGTGAGGATAATGAATTGCTCAGGTGCAAGGTGTGTGATCATCCGAGGTACAAACGATTGCAAGTTAGCCAGAGCTCTAGTAAAACCCAAGTTGCTTATAGTAAAATGTATTACATGCCAATCACACCTAGACTACAAAGGTTGTACGCATCTAATGCTACAGCTAAGGATATGACTTGGCATGCCAATCATGGGACTAATGATGATTTAATGCATCATCCAGCTGATTCGCATGCATGGAAAGCTTTTGATAATAATTGGCCTCATTTCAGTGCTGAGAAACGTAATGTCCGTCTTGGACTGTGTACCGATGGTTTTCAACCCTTTGGACAATCTGGTCAGCAATATTCATCATGGCCTGTCATATTGACACCTTACAATTTACCCCCATGGTTATGCATGAAAGGTGAGTATATGTTTCTCACTATACTTGTCCCAGGGCCTAGAAATCCAAAAGATAAGTTGGATGTGTATTTGCAACCCCTAGTAACTGAGTTGAAAGATTTATGGGAGAATGGagttgaaacatatgatgcattcaataaagaaaatttcaacttGCGAGCTGCTTTAATGTGGACTATAAGTGATTTTCCTGCTTATGCAATGTTATCTGGATGGAGCACTGCAGGACGGACTGCTTGTCCTTATTGCATGGAAGATAGTGATGCATTCACATTGACAAGAGGAGGTAAGCAATCATGGTTTGATAATCATCGCAAATTTTTACCTCCTAGCCATTCTTTTAGAAGAAACAAAACAGCTTTTAGGAAGAATGTATCTGTTACTAAGAAAGCTAAACCACCTATTTCCGGTGAAGAAATACTGAAACAGATTGATGAATTGGGGTTTAAGAGGGTTATAGATGAGGatgcatttgaaataaattccCGTCTATCAAAGCAATGCGGTTGGCGAAAAAGAAGCATCTTGTGGGATTTACCGTATTGGAAAACAAATTTGATTCGACACAATCTTGATGTAATGCACATTGagaaaaaattttttgaaaatataataaacacTGTAATGAGTGTTGAGGGAAAGACAAAGGATAATGCCAAGTCAAGGGCAGACCTAAATGTGATCTGTGATCGGCCAGAGTTGGAAATGGATCAAGTCACTGGGAGATATCCCAAAGCTTGTTATACTCTAGATAAGCAAAGTAAGCAAGTATTATGTGATTGGTTGAAAAATCTCAAGTTTCCCGATGGATATGTTTCCAATATGGGGCGATGTATTGATATGAAGAAGCTGAAGATGTTTGGTATGAAGAGTCATGATTGTCATGTCTTCATGCAGCGGATTATGCCAATTGCATTTCGTGAGTTGCTTCCGTCAAATGTGTGGCAACCCTTAACAGAGTTGAGTAATTTTTTTAAGGAGTTAACATCTACCACTATAAGTGAGAGTGATATGTTGCGGTTGCATGGTGAAATTCCTTTAATCATATGCAAGCTTGAGCGTGTTTTCCCTCCAAGCTTCTTTGATTGTATGGAACACCTCCCTGTCCATCTAGCATATGAAGCATGGCTAGCAGGTCCAGTGCAATATCGATGGATGTATCCTTTTGAACGGTAA
- the LOC122721887 gene encoding uncharacterized protein LOC122721887 isoform X2 → MFTNVGHIFYRYLRRLKNNVRNKARVEGSICNAYLVEEATSFCAHYFESYVQTRHRKVPRNVDISESTENYEGNLSIFMQSGRPIGKGTTRYLMEDEYKAAQVYILLNCPEVKPYIDIYIDQLRSNDPLVNDSQIDIKLESEFSIWFNNFAHDSCNNISNKFIISLVMGPLRSVTSYNGYMVNGYKFQSKSYCASRATMNSGVCIKGSNYSSEESDYYGQLLEVIRLEYPGLPIKRVVLFKCNWFDPTPNVGTKIHSKYKLVDVNHKRSFNRYEPFVLGVQAMQVIYTPYPSLKRDKIDWWAAIKVKARSVIQLPTQENTQPADEPFQQEEMEHTAIIREIDDSTQQLNDPTGDVIEIDDGEENDEDETIIATETDDDDDDDLDVDSE, encoded by the exons atgtttactaatgttggtcatatattttatagatatcTGCGACGGCTTAAGAATAATGTCAGAAATAAAGCTAGAGTCGAGGGATCAATATGTAATGCGTACCTAGTAGAAGAAGCAACTTCATTTTGTGCACATTACTTTGAATCGTATGTCCAAACTAGACATCGAAAAGTGCCAAGGAATGTTGATATTTCAGAAAGTACTGAAAATTATGAAGGCAATCTATCAATCTTCATGCAGTCCGGTCGACCAATAGGAAAAGGGACAACCAGATatcttatggaggatgagtatAAAGCAGCACAAGTgtacatattattaaattgtcCAGAAGTGAAACCCTATATTGA CATTTACATTGATCAATTGCGCTCAAATGATCCGTTGGTCAATGATTCTCAGATTGACATCAAATTGGAGAGTGAATTCTCTATATGGTTCAACAATTTTGCTCATGATTCGTGCAATAACATATCCAATAAGTTTATCATATCGCTTGTAATGGGTCCATTACGAAGTGTGACATCATACAATGGATATATGGTGAATGGATATAAGTTTCAATCGAAGTCATACTGTGCAAGTAGAGCAACAATGAACAGTGGGGTGTGTATTAAGGGGTCAAATTACAGCAGCGAAGAAAGCGATTACTATGGACAATTGCTTGAAGTTATACGTTTGGAGTATCCAGGTCTTCCAATCAAGCGAGTTGTACTTTTCAAATGCAATTGGTTTGACCCCACTCCAAATGTAGGCACAAAGATCCATAGTAAATATAAACTTGTCGATGTGAATCATAAACGatcttttaatagatatgagcctTTTGTGCTGGGAGTACAAGCAATGCAAGTGATATATACTCCGTATCCTAGCCTAAAGCGAGATAAAATTGACTGGTGGGCTGCTATAAAAGTCAAAGCACGTTCTGTAATTCAACTTCCAACACAAGAAAATACACAACCTGCTGATGAACCATTTCAACAAGAGGAAATGGAACACACTGCCATAATTAGAGAAATTGATGATTCAACACAACAATTAAATGATCCAACTGGGGATGTTATTGAAATTGATGATGGtgaagaaaatgatgaagatGAAACTATAATAGCAACAGAaacagatgatgatgatgatgatgacttAGATGTAGATAGTGAATAG
- the LOC122721887 gene encoding uncharacterized protein LOC122721887 isoform X1 yields MRGRGRGSSSRGRGDHGRGSVHTTESENVNQDLVQHTALIPRPDQGERSTPGAASSTPASVHTSATASAPIGLPPIASTATSASASGSCAPTGLRPHIHLVNSVMQPFDPIARRITLIFKEKLVADDFCWKNVPEEVKEFYWQEFKKHFLWEEAIEQLMKIAWRKKAAKRYRSLMCSVRNGKEKRLSLTEGVMDAWQSAWGATEYKEKCKKFSNNRKSETGGQGAGPSRHCGGSISQYRHQQQMRERLGRDPLPHELFEATHKKKGSSEFVDACSKSIHDRFLTLKEQASQTDNDSSQASRVDEAQLYFEAVGGEKKRRVYGLGSQASVFFPNKTSANTSFTSAQQNQDLQDEMADLRRKLQEREDNEQALIEQNVRITSELSQVKDLLMQLVSERQGNQPSAPGEGTSAQPAQPAQPPDQADETNDEDEDENTTHL; encoded by the exons ATGAGAGGACGAGGACGCGGATCTTCATCACGGGGTCGAGGAGACCATGGCAGGGGTAGTGTCCACACAACTGAATCAGAAAATGTCAATCAAGATTTGGTACAACACACTGCTTTGATTCCTAGACCAGACCAGGGTGAGAGATCCACACCGGGTGCTGCATCATCCACTCCTGCTTCAGTGCACACATCTGCTACTGCCTCAGCACCCATAGGTTTGCCACCTATTGCATCTACGGCTACATCTGCATCTGCTTCTGGTAGTTGTGCACCTACAGGGCTCAGACCACATATTCACTTAGTAAATTCAGT CATGCAGCCTTTTGATCCGATTGCTAGGCGGATTACCTTGATCTTCAAGGAAAAGTTAGTAGCAGATGACTTTTGTTGGAAGAATGTACCAGAAGAGGTTAAAGAATTCTATTGGCAAGAATTTAAG AAACACTTCTTATGGGAGGAGGCAATAGAACAACTGATGAAGATAGCTTGGAGGAAGAAAGCTGCCAAGCGATATCGTAGCCTTATGTGTAGCGTAAGGAATGGGAAGGAGAAGAGACTATCACTGACAGAAGGAGTAATGGATGCATGGCAATCCGCTTGGGGAGCAACTGAGTATAAAGAGAAAtgcaaaaaattctcaaataacAGAAAGAGTGAAACAGGTGGGCAAGGCGCTGGCCCATCAAGacattgtggaggatccatatcTCAGTATAGGCATCAACAACAGATG CGCGAAAGACTAGGCAGAGATCCTCTACCTCATGAGTTATTTGAGGCTACGCATAAGAAGAAGGGTTCCTCAGAGTTTGTTGATGCATGCTCAAAGTCCATTCat GATCGCTTTCTGACTTTGAAAGAGCAAGCATCACAGACAGATAATGACAGTAGTCAGGCATCCCGCGTTGATGAGGCTCAGTTATACTTTGAGGCAGTAggtggagagaaaaaaagaagggtGTACGGTCTTGGATCACAGGCTTCAGTTTTCTTCCCAAACAAGACTTCTGCTAATACATCCTTCACATCAGCTCAGCAAAATCAGGATCTTCAAGATGAAATGGCTGATCTCAGACGCAAGCTACAGGAGcgtgaggataatgaacaagcaTTGATTGAGCAAAATGTGCGGATTACCTCTGAGCTCTCACAGGTGAAGGATTTACTTATGCAGCTTGTGAGTGAAAGACAAGGCAACCAGCCTTCAGCTCCCGGTGAGGGAACTTCTGCACAGCCTGCACAGCCTGCACAGCCTCCTGATCAAGCAGATGAAACAAATGATGAGGACGAGGACGAGAACACTACACATTTatag
- the LOC110608174 gene encoding pto-interacting protein 1, with amino-acid sequence MWLFGFSTRNFLIIVAIVVILVTIVLRWFSIYLEGEVPMRKSQRKGEKQQQEVRKCSPGIIRTYALEELKMATKDFRIRIGVGATSFVYLAELGDGKFGAVKRVMEDRGGSKKIFLDEVSVLLRISHPNLVGLMGFCLEKGEQLLLLEYVPNKSLFDRIHTHHGQSSGILSWSNRVNIALDIARALDYLHSQADPPIIHRDVKSSNILLIDNNHAKLADFGLCKLGYDKPGSQSPTTIKGSFGYVDTNYLKTGLVSPKSDVYSYGVLLLELITGLKSIQGSVTLAEWTDECRTTDDVEVLAKLLDPKLNGNANLEQLKVLIDIANLALLDNSEERPEMNFIINRILCCMETPSPSFCLYKLH; translated from the exons ATGTGGCTCTTTGGATTCTCCACCAGAAATTTCTTGATAATTGTAGCTATAGTTGTCATTCTTGTGACCATAGTCTTAAGGTGGTTTTCCATCTACCTTGAGGGAGAGGTCCCCATGAGAAAATCCCAAAGAAAAGGTGAAAAACAGCAACAAGAAGTAAGGAAGTGTAGCCCTGGGATTATTAGGACATATGCATTAGAAGAGTTGAAGATGGCAACTAAGGATTTTAGAATTAGGATAGGAGTTGGAGCTACTTCTTTTGTTTATCTTGCAGAGCTTGGAGATGGGAAATTTGGAGCAGTGAAGAGAGTAATGGAGGATAGAGGTGGAAGCAAGAAGATTTTCTTAGACGAAGTTTCTGTTTTGCTAAGGATTTCTCATCCTAACTTGGTAGGATTGATGGGTTTCTGCTTGGAGAAAG GagagcaacttcttcttctggaGTATGTCCCAAACAAAAGCCTATTTGACAGGATTCATACACACCATGGCCAATCTTCAGGAATATTATCATGGTCTAACCGCGTAAACATTGCCTTGGACATTGCAAGAGCCCTTGATTACCTTCACTCACAGGCTGATCCACCCATTATTCACAGAGACGTAAAGTCCTCAAACATTCTCTTAATTGACAATAATCATGCCAAATTGGCTGATTTTGGGCTATGCAAATTGGGATATGACAAGCCTGGCTCACAGTCACCCACCACTATCAAAGGCTCATTTGGGTATGTTGATACCAATTATCTTAAAACAGGACTTGTTTCACCAAAGAGTGATGTTTATAGCTATGGAGTTTTGTTGCTTGAGCTCATAACAGGATTGAAATCTATACAAGGATCTGTGACACTTGCTGAATGGACAGATGAATGCAGGACAACTGATGATGTTGAGGTTTTGGCTAAGTTGTTGGATCCTAAACTTAATGGGAATGCTAATTTAGAGCAGCTAAAGGTTTTGATTGATATAGCTAACTTGGCTTTGTTAGATAATTCTGAAGAAAGACCAGAAATGAACtttattataaatagaattttatGTTGTATGGAAACACCTTCTCCATCCTTTTGCCTCTATAAATTACACTAA